The Salmo salar chromosome ssa06, Ssal_v3.1, whole genome shotgun sequence sequence ACCCCACTGACTGTAGAATGCCAAGGTACAAGCCCTCAAAGTGTGATGGTCAATGCAACCATCGAGAACAGCACGGAGATGTACAATGTTACTTGGTCATACCAAGCTAAAATGGAACCCCCAAATCCAATCACAGGTACTCTTTATGAACTGTGTCTTGAACTATGTATCACCTTATTTCTCTTTGTGCTCAAAATGTATAAAGTTGCCGTTAACTTGAGAAAAATGTCAACATTCTTTTCTCGTCTTGCCAGCGGGGACCAGCTACAGCATAACTCCAAAGATAAATTGCGAGCAATCAACATTACCGCATGTTTTCACAGTCAAATTTACAAACCAGGTGAACGAGACTGAAAGTGCAAGCATAACTATACCAGTGATATATGGTATGTTTAGGTTGTATGAGTCCTTTCAATGAATTTGCTTAATCCTCTTCATCCATTTTGGACATAACACCACTTCAACAATTCACTTAAAAAACACATTTGAGTGACAGTAATAAACTTCTATGGTTTATTTAtacaaaatgtacaaaaatgaAGTGGATGTTTAGTTCTTATTAATACTCCTCACTGACCAACGCTTGTTTTTATCAGCTAAGGAAAAGGAGATGGCTTGTTTAGAAGACTATCTTTGGCCAAAAACCCCAAAAGGTGACACTATTGTCATCCGACAATGTGAGCCGAGGAGAGTGGGGTATAACGAGAGGACATGCAAGGGGCCTGCATGGATGGATGTGCTGGATAACTGTGTCAATGAGGAACTTAATAAAATTCTCATCTCAGCAGCAGTGAGTATGGCCTTAAACCTGCTGCACTCATATAACTCTCACACTTTAAAGTTGATATGGAACATTGGTAGTGTTTTGGTGAATGCCTATGTTTTGAGTGAAAGAGCTTGCATTCCTGCATTACAGTAATATGACAACATTACTCACGGGGTGGTGATGAATCACATTCTTCAACTACATATCCAGCCACTTGAATAATGTGACTATCATTAAAATGTTTTAGGCCGGTAGAATGTGTTGGTATTGCAAAGAAAATTACTACTCCATGTGTGTTGTACCATTCCAGAACTTTAGAGAGGGACTTGGGGCCACACAGGACGTTGCTCGTGAAATATTTTCTGGGTTGAAGAACAACACAGTTGCTGACATGAACAGCTCAGTTGCTGATTTGAATGCCTCCATCAGTGTTCTGGATGTCATGTCTGAAGCATCAGAAACTATCACCCTGGATGAGTCTGTTTTAGATGTGAGccattatgttttttattttagatAGATTACTCTTTATAGGAGCAATCTGCAGTTGATACGTCCATTTGACTAAAGTCATGATAAAGTAAtgatatatagccattgattctagaaaaatataacttataaatgcttaTGTAACTTCAACTGTCTTCCCCTCTtcataacccaaaatataagcttgtttactccaatgtttgtaaacaatgtaattgtaaacataCACTATACATCTGGagaatggttaaaactatcatttcagtctttgcatccatagctccctctttgaatttgagagtggttacattcctCCAGCTCCATCCCTGAGATATTGACCAAAACAGTtgcgctttgttattgtttgaactgctgaTTGCACCTTTAAACTGTTGCCAAATATTGGGTGACTTGCACATACCCCAGTCAAGAGTTATACTGCTGTGTACAATATATCTCATACAGAAGCATTCATTTGTAAAATACAATTCACAGGTTTTTCTTGGTGCAGCAAGCAACATGATGAATAACCCATGGAAGGCAGTCAACAAAACCATTGAATATGGAATGTCTTCAAAATACCTCAAGTCTGTCGAGGGTCTAGTGAAGAACATCAAAATGAATACCAGTAACGGAAATGACACCCCAAATCTACAATTCAAACTCTGCCGAGCTCAAAACAACTCATCTTGCAATCGAACTGTGTTTGGCGTGGAGGTCAAATTGGCCCAGTCCTCAGGAATAGTAAAAACTGTGGGAGTAAAAAACCTGGCTGACAAATTAAACAATTCAAAATTCCCAGACAGTGAGTTCCCTAGCATTGTGGTGTCAGCCACACTGCAAAACAGTAACGACTCCAAAATAGACATCAAATTGAACTTTCCCATCAACCAGTCAATGTCTCGAGACTCTAAAATCCTCTGTGTGTTCTGGAACACCACGTTGAAGGAATGGTCTGAAGAAGGCTGCAAGTGGAAGGAAATGGTCAACAATAGAAGCTACTGCGAGTGCACCCACCTGACCTCCTTCTCAGTGCTCATGTCCAAGACCCCGGTGAACCTGCCCTTTCTGGATGAGATTACCTACGTAGGCCTGGGCGTGTCCATCTGCTCCCTTATTGTCTTCCTCTTCATCGAGGCGCTGGTGTGGTCGGCCGTTGTGAAGTCCAACCTCTCACACTTCCGCCACACAGCCCTGGTCAACATCTCTCTATGCCTTTTATTGGCTGACTGCAGTTTCGTGGCCTCCTCCTTCCCCAGCATCTCTGCGACCTGGTGCCTCGTCCTGACCGTGACCAAGCATTTCTTCTTTCTGGCTATGTTCTGCTGGATGCTATGCCTCAGCATCATGCTACTACACCAGCTCATCTTCGTCTTCCACCCGCTGAGGAAGAGGGTGTATCTGCTCTTGTCCACCGTCCTCGGCTACGTCTGTCCCACAGTGATCGTGGCAGCTAGCTATGTGTACTACAAATACACAGGAAACCCctaccacaacacaacaacctgctggcTCATTTACGATGGACTTCTGAAAGGGTCCATTCACGCATTTCTTCTGCCCGTCGGGACGATTGTTTTGATGAATCTGTTCTCCATGTGTGTTGTCATCATGACGCTCCT is a genomic window containing:
- the LOC106607877 gene encoding adhesion G-protein coupled receptor F2-like, giving the protein MELTENKNKMEFKQTMWARAVILYCGVVFLYHQALAVDTYMAEFMVESNVTLDISGILSSIKEITTDNGSMTIELLELTAECEIVGDNSTCNCSTKYIWSNAVCDEFQCCNDSYCNANISYLPAFCIPKVKVSFNGTVTVEKVFSETNTIKQQLTAGFQKLNGFEGLNVSGPRGDGHIVDFEVDLSVIFLTKKLTKITADLEATVGSSAKISVETSGFVSITYPMNQVPYRSTPTLSCTFKETTFDETDGSWNWNLIKGSETFVLNTGTSITVTFPEASPNCTTVQIKKLSGNWAGIYKCGFSKGSIVHAASAELKVALLPDQITMTSTPLTVECQGTSPQSVMVNATIENSTEMYNVTWSYQAKMEPPNPITAGTSYSITPKINCEQSTLPHVFTVKFTNQVNETESASITIPVIYAKEKEMACLEDYLWPKTPKGDTIVIRQCEPRRVGYNERTCKGPAWMDVLDNCVNEELNKILISAANFREGLGATQDVAREIFSGLKNNTVADMNSSVADLNASISVLDVMSEASETITLDESVLDVFLGAASNMMNNPWKAVNKTIEYGMSSKYLKSVEGLVKNIKMNTSNGNDTPNLQFKLCRAQNNSSCNRTVFGVEVKLAQSSGIVKTVGVKNLADKLNNSKFPDSEFPSIVVSATLQNSNDSKIDIKLNFPINQSMSRDSKILCVFWNTTLKEWSEEGCKWKEMVNNRSYCECTHLTSFSVLMSKTPVNLPFLDEITYVGLGVSICSLIVFLFIEALVWSAVVKSNLSHFRHTALVNISLCLLLADCSFVASSFPSISATWCLVLTVTKHFFFLAMFCWMLCLSIMLLHQLIFVFHPLRKRVYLLLSTVLGYVCPTVIVAASYVYYKYTGNPYHNTTTCWLIYDGLLKGSIHAFLLPVGTIVLMNLFSMCVVIMTLLKSNVSDGSKADEKEAAKSILKVVVFLTPVFGITWVFGFFVLIDFNQIMDVVKHYAFTIINSLQGFFILLTGCFAEKKVRDEVLKVILAGAPTPKEKSENMKVPFK